One Azospirillum brasilense DNA window includes the following coding sequences:
- a CDS encoding zinc-finger-containing protein, whose product MAETLPTKPTLKCPDCSAPMRLQPTPSTFKTPNPFVYLCDRRAAGCGGLMSAHPDGTPQGAPVAAELRRARRMTHQVFDRLWQTAPHHYQVTEIGAARVAAFKRIQDAARNRAYAYVAAHLGMSRDACHIGKITDIETLRAFYGIARRATPLTVRDWWKKLQAEEAVLKPIPADALPTLVGQPIRLKGAGLGMTWVLERIKGDTLFLRSPTNNRKRMACANQALYPRAAQPSEAP is encoded by the coding sequence ATGGCCGAAACGCTCCCCACCAAGCCCACCCTGAAGTGCCCGGACTGCAGCGCGCCGATGCGGCTCCAGCCGACCCCCAGCACCTTCAAGACGCCGAACCCCTTCGTCTACCTGTGCGACCGCCGCGCCGCCGGCTGCGGCGGGCTGATGAGCGCGCATCCGGACGGCACGCCTCAGGGCGCCCCTGTCGCGGCGGAACTGCGCCGCGCCCGCCGGATGACGCATCAGGTGTTCGACCGGCTGTGGCAGACGGCGCCGCACCATTACCAAGTCACGGAAATCGGCGCCGCCCGCGTGGCAGCCTTCAAGCGTATCCAGGATGCCGCCCGGAACCGGGCCTATGCCTACGTCGCCGCGCATCTCGGCATGAGCCGGGACGCCTGCCACATCGGCAAGATCACCGACATCGAAACGCTGCGCGCCTTCTACGGCATCGCCCGGCGCGCCACGCCCCTGACCGTTCGCGACTGGTGGAAGAAGCTGCAGGCGGAGGAGGCGGTGTTGAAGCCGATCCCGGCTGACGCGCTGCCCACCCTGGTCGGCCAGCCCATCCGCCTGAAGGGCGCCGGGCTGGGCATGACCTGGGTCCTCGAACGGATCAAGGGCGACACGCTGTTCCTGCGCTCCCCCACCAACAACCGCAAGCGGATGGCCTGCGCCAATCAGGCGCTGTACCCGCGTGCGGCCCAGCCCTCCGAGGCCCCATGA
- a CDS encoding 3'-5' exonuclease, translating into MTAALIFDTETTDLPLWSERSTHPDQPHIVQLAALLSRADGDVSGSMNVIVRPSGYTVMPQKAFETHGITFERAMDEGIPLADALDEFNALMAHTDELEAHNISFDVRLMRIAFLRAGKEPARENLPKFCTMTAATRLVNLPPTDRMRAAGFNKPKPPSLAECIRHFFGEDLDGAHDAMVDVRACARVYWHLKGLGVAPAKAASAKASAPKVSAVGLDLTGVV; encoded by the coding sequence ATGACCGCCGCCTTGATTTTCGACACCGAAACGACGGATTTGCCGCTCTGGTCCGAGCGATCAACTCATCCCGACCAGCCCCACATCGTGCAGCTGGCCGCGCTGCTGAGCCGCGCCGACGGCGACGTCTCGGGCAGCATGAACGTCATCGTCCGCCCCTCCGGCTACACCGTCATGCCGCAGAAGGCATTCGAGACGCACGGCATCACCTTCGAACGGGCAATGGACGAGGGAATCCCCCTCGCCGATGCGCTGGACGAGTTCAACGCGCTGATGGCCCATACCGATGAGCTGGAGGCCCACAACATCAGCTTCGACGTCCGGCTGATGCGCATTGCTTTCCTGCGCGCCGGGAAGGAGCCCGCCCGCGAGAACCTGCCGAAGTTCTGCACGATGACGGCGGCGACCCGGCTGGTGAACCTGCCCCCCACCGACCGCATGCGGGCCGCCGGCTTCAACAAGCCCAAGCCTCCGAGCCTCGCGGAGTGCATCCGGCATTTCTTCGGCGAGGATCTCGACGGGGCGCACGATGCCATGGTCGATGTCCGCGCCTGTGCGCGGGTCTACTGGCACCTGAAGGGGCTGGGCGTGGCTCCGGCCAAGGCTGCGTCGGCCAAGGCCTCGGCGCCGAAGGTCAGCGCCGTCGGCCTCGACCTGACGGGGGTGGTGTGA
- a CDS encoding DUF551 domain-containing protein, with protein MSDINDIWDDDEDRQGHVRDDRPSVQDAAPLPVGYIPLPAGLHPDTAKLVCAFAEALAAKLRLAEAKYGYSDGWRRDNWLDELVAKLVEHVHKGDPRDVAAYCAFAWFHGWSIAPAAPTAQGQGWQDIASAPRDGRTIIVAFSRGSHSPTPHHGAYRWSRPFWVGIGEQHEDQYATHWMPLPSAPSAGEA; from the coding sequence ATGAGCGACATCAACGACATCTGGGACGACGACGAAGACCGCCAGGGGCATGTCCGGGACGACCGGCCCTCCGTGCAGGACGCCGCCCCGCTCCCGGTCGGTTACATCCCGTTGCCGGCTGGCCTGCATCCCGACACCGCCAAGCTGGTCTGCGCCTTTGCAGAGGCCCTGGCCGCCAAGCTGCGGCTGGCCGAAGCCAAGTACGGCTACAGCGACGGCTGGCGCCGGGACAACTGGCTCGACGAGCTGGTGGCAAAGCTGGTCGAGCACGTCCACAAGGGCGACCCGCGCGACGTGGCGGCCTACTGCGCATTCGCGTGGTTCCACGGGTGGAGCATCGCGCCCGCCGCCCCCACGGCACAGGGGCAGGGGTGGCAGGACATCGCGAGCGCGCCGAGGGATGGCCGGACCATCATTGTCGCCTTCAGCCGTGGCTCGCACAGCCCAACCCCGCATCATGGCGCTTACCGCTGGAGCCGCCCGTTCTGGGTCGGCATCGGTGAGCAGCACGAAGACCAGTACGCCACCCACTGGATGCCCCTCCCCTCCGCCCCCTCCGCAGGGGAGGCGTGA
- a CDS encoding recombinase RecT, whose protein sequence is MATVATESAGKPPQIAAPRSPEDIRKAGRLVARQAGGGTVAAFFEANKDAIKAVLPAHMTPDRMLKIALRALRTTPKLMECTIESLFGAVISCAQLGLEPNTPQGHIYLIPFKTTKKVRDERNALIKIEVYEVQVVIGYKGLVELARRSGEIETIAARVAYKGDDFSVEYGTADSITHKPNLNGKPGAPLGVYAVAKLKGGGYQFEWMSLEQVNAIRDESQGYKTAKRFNSDKNPWITNWEEMARKTVIRRLCKYLPMSVELAAAAALEGRAERGETQGLSQVLEGTEYNVLDTVMDSEDAPDASEETGEAETGQPQLEHKPETAMPMQQVDAQTAETVSEGQPAPGKAGPPSDAASLFAAT, encoded by the coding sequence ATGGCCACCGTTGCCACCGAGAGCGCGGGCAAGCCGCCGCAGATCGCGGCGCCCCGCTCCCCCGAAGACATCCGAAAGGCCGGGCGTCTCGTCGCCCGGCAGGCGGGCGGGGGAACCGTCGCCGCCTTCTTCGAAGCCAACAAAGACGCAATCAAGGCCGTTCTGCCGGCACACATGACGCCCGACAGGATGTTGAAGATCGCGCTTCGGGCGCTGCGCACCACGCCGAAGCTGATGGAATGCACCATCGAGTCGCTGTTCGGCGCCGTCATCTCCTGCGCGCAGCTCGGCCTGGAGCCGAACACGCCGCAGGGGCACATCTACCTGATCCCGTTCAAAACCACCAAGAAGGTGCGTGACGAGCGTAACGCACTGATCAAGATCGAGGTCTACGAGGTCCAAGTCGTCATCGGCTACAAGGGGTTGGTGGAGCTTGCCCGCCGCTCCGGTGAGATCGAGACCATTGCCGCTCGCGTCGCCTACAAGGGCGATGATTTCAGCGTCGAGTACGGAACCGCCGACAGCATCACCCACAAGCCGAACCTCAACGGCAAGCCCGGCGCTCCGCTCGGCGTCTACGCCGTCGCCAAGCTGAAGGGCGGCGGCTACCAGTTCGAATGGATGTCCCTCGAACAGGTCAACGCGATCCGCGACGAATCGCAGGGCTACAAGACCGCCAAGCGCTTCAACAGCGACAAGAATCCCTGGATCACGAACTGGGAGGAGATGGCGCGCAAGACCGTCATCCGTCGCCTCTGCAAGTACCTCCCGATGTCCGTCGAGCTGGCCGCCGCCGCGGCGCTGGAAGGGCGCGCCGAACGCGGCGAGACGCAGGGCCTTTCCCAGGTGCTGGAGGGCACCGAATACAACGTCCTCGACACGGTCATGGACAGCGAGGACGCGCCGGACGCTTCGGAAGAGACCGGTGAAGCGGAAACCGGGCAGCCGCAGCTCGAACACAAGCCGGAAACGGCCATGCCCATGCAGCAGGTTGACGCCCAGACGGCGGAAACCGTGTCGGAGGGCCAGCCGGCGCCGGGCAAGGCCGGCCCGCCCTCGGACGCCGCCAGCCTGTTCGCCGCCACCTGA
- a CDS encoding VUT family protein — MTRTLGYAALAAYAATIPASNWLIDNVGTVCVPQGPCLIPVAPGILTPSGVLLVGAALVLRDVVQRALGLRWSLGAVLVGTLLAALIAPPALVTASAAAFLFSELADTAVYTPLQRRGLVLAVAASGAVGLLVDSTLFLWLAFGSLDHLTGQIIGKAEMVLLSLPLIDMARRGHLAPVASTSVGER; from the coding sequence ATGACCCGCACTCTCGGATATGCGGCGCTTGCCGCCTATGCCGCCACCATCCCCGCAAGCAACTGGCTGATAGACAATGTGGGAACCGTGTGCGTCCCGCAGGGGCCGTGCCTGATCCCGGTCGCCCCCGGCATCCTTACCCCTAGCGGCGTCTTGCTCGTCGGCGCCGCGCTCGTCCTGCGGGACGTGGTGCAGCGCGCCCTTGGCCTCCGCTGGTCGTTGGGCGCCGTCCTGGTCGGGACGCTTCTGGCCGCGCTGATCGCCCCGCCCGCGCTGGTCACGGCGTCGGCTGCAGCCTTCCTGTTCAGTGAGCTGGCGGACACCGCCGTCTACACCCCGCTCCAGCGTCGCGGGTTGGTTCTAGCCGTGGCTGCCTCCGGCGCCGTGGGCCTCCTGGTGGACAGCACCCTGTTCTTGTGGCTGGCCTTCGGATCGCTCGACCACCTCACCGGCCAGATCATCGGCAAGGCCGAAATGGTCCTGCTGAGCCTGCCGCTGATCGACATGGCGCGCCGTGGACACCTGGCCCCGGTCGCCTCCACCTCCGTAGGGGAGCGCTGA
- a CDS encoding PD-(D/E)XK nuclease family protein, with amino-acid sequence MSAPFEPTIVRSSSLSGYPDCPRRSAAKLFRREVLAAGYELRELPNGIGAAVGTAVHAGAAVILQEKAKTGGLPPVSTATDAAIDSLRTTAAKGIGYDRETPALNEAEQQAERMVRVYRAQIAPDVQPLIVEERLEAQVSADIILSGQSDVIAREPGRVRDLKTGKARSNHKPQLGSYSLLARSNGIDVTEACEDFIQRAPLKKPQPDAMIIKHDLAAAETAAIAVLRHIEDDLKSFRQGNPSVGVLPGDAWAFPANPSSKLCSAKWCPAHGTSFCREHMSEE; translated from the coding sequence ATGAGCGCCCCCTTCGAACCGACCATTGTCCGCTCCTCCTCTCTGTCCGGCTATCCGGATTGCCCCCGCCGCAGCGCCGCCAAGCTGTTCCGCCGCGAGGTGCTGGCCGCCGGCTACGAGCTGCGCGAACTCCCGAACGGCATCGGCGCCGCGGTCGGCACCGCCGTTCACGCCGGCGCCGCCGTGATCCTGCAGGAGAAGGCCAAGACGGGCGGCCTGCCGCCGGTCTCCACCGCCACCGACGCTGCCATCGACAGCCTGCGCACCACCGCGGCGAAGGGCATCGGCTATGACCGCGAGACGCCGGCGCTGAACGAAGCCGAGCAGCAGGCCGAACGGATGGTACGGGTCTACCGCGCCCAGATCGCGCCCGACGTCCAGCCGCTGATCGTCGAGGAGCGGCTGGAGGCGCAGGTGAGCGCCGACATCATCCTGTCCGGCCAGAGCGACGTGATCGCCCGCGAGCCGGGCCGGGTGCGCGACCTGAAGACCGGCAAGGCCCGCTCCAACCACAAGCCGCAGCTCGGCAGCTACAGCCTGCTGGCGCGCTCCAACGGAATTGACGTGACCGAGGCCTGCGAGGACTTCATTCAGCGCGCGCCGCTGAAGAAGCCGCAGCCGGACGCGATGATCATCAAGCACGACCTGGCCGCCGCCGAGACCGCGGCCATCGCCGTGCTTCGTCACATCGAGGACGACTTGAAGTCGTTCCGCCAGGGCAACCCCAGCGTGGGCGTTCTGCCCGGCGACGCCTGGGCTTTCCCCGCCAATCCCAGCAGCAAGCTCTGCTCCGCGAAGTGGTGCCCCGCCCATGGGACGTCCTTCTGCCGCGAGCATATGAGCGAGGAGTGA